In one Lujinxingia vulgaris genomic region, the following are encoded:
- a CDS encoding universal stress protein, which produces MYRVEQVLVPLDFSNFSRSALALAKALGGESPVRVQLGHALEPMAPYMRRVLFPYAALGEDDRAFEAELVEEARAELERSFEIDDTLRRRLVSEPIVEIGPGRQVVSDWTSRFDVEAIVMGAYGESGLVSDGLGATARRVLQTSSRPVILVRQHDPRPQLKRIVVALDLEPTSAGVLEVALGMALQHGCELELLFVLPSPLAADSAGLLKSQVKFDERQARGRLKGKIEALFERTVEAVEVPFPQRDQARKLTDNTRVESGEPAAEIVRRAYEIDADLVVVGARSSASTGGLGTVAEAVARRASCHVMVVPPAAQTTPLTRDD; this is translated from the coding sequence ATGTACCGCGTCGAACAGGTGTTGGTCCCACTGGACTTTTCAAATTTCAGCCGCAGCGCCCTGGCGCTGGCGAAGGCGCTGGGCGGTGAGAGCCCGGTGCGCGTGCAGCTCGGCCATGCGCTCGAGCCGATGGCGCCCTATATGCGGCGAGTGCTCTTTCCTTATGCAGCGCTGGGGGAAGACGACCGGGCCTTTGAGGCCGAGCTTGTTGAGGAGGCTCGCGCCGAGCTCGAGCGCAGCTTTGAGATCGATGATACGTTGCGCCGCCGCCTGGTCTCGGAGCCGATCGTGGAGATCGGGCCTGGCCGCCAGGTGGTCAGCGACTGGACCTCGCGTTTTGATGTTGAGGCGATCGTGATGGGGGCCTATGGCGAGAGCGGCCTTGTCTCGGACGGGCTGGGTGCGACGGCGCGGCGCGTGCTGCAGACCTCGAGCCGCCCGGTGATTCTGGTGCGCCAGCATGATCCGCGTCCGCAGCTTAAGCGCATTGTGGTGGCGCTTGATCTGGAGCCGACCAGCGCCGGGGTGCTGGAGGTTGCGCTGGGCATGGCGCTGCAGCATGGCTGTGAGCTGGAGCTGCTCTTTGTGCTTCCTTCGCCGCTGGCTGCCGATAGCGCCGGGCTGTTGAAGAGCCAGGTGAAGTTCGATGAGCGGCAGGCCCGCGGGCGCCTTAAGGGTAAGATCGAAGCGCTCTTTGAGCGTACGGTTGAGGCGGTGGAAGTTCCCTTCCCGCAACGCGATCAGGCCCGCAAACTTACGGACAACACGCGGGTGGAGAGCGGGGAGCCGGCCGCCGAGATCGTGCGTCGCGCCTACGAGATCGATGCGGATCTGGTAGTGGTCGGTGCGCGCTCCAGCGCCAGCACCGGGGGCCTGGGGACGGTCGCTGAGGCGGTGGCGCGTCGGGCCAGCTGCCATGTGATGGTGGTGCCGCCGGCGGCGCAGACCACGCCGCTGACGCGCGACGACTGA
- a CDS encoding electron transfer flavoprotein subunit alpha/FixB family protein, with the protein MANVLVVAEHLDGKLRKVTLPTITFASQAAALTGGEVHVLVLGNGVDAVAGEVAKYGVSKVHYANSPVFENYLAETYAPAVVKAAQAIGATVVAAPSSTTGKDLLPRVAARLDAGMVSDAIAVFDDGGIKFRRPLWAGNVLTTVEVVTPVKVVTVRTTDFEAPAEGDAASVEAFDAGVTAADNAEFVSFDQVKSERPELTDAAVVVAGGRGLKSGENFQMIMDLADTLGGAVGASRAAVDSGYAPNDWQIGQTGKVVAPDLYFAVAISGAIQHLAGMKGSKTIVAINKDADAPIFQVADFGLVGDAFEIVPALTEKLKSIV; encoded by the coding sequence ATGGCCAACGTACTCGTTGTCGCCGAACATCTCGACGGGAAGCTTCGTAAAGTGACCCTCCCCACCATCACCTTCGCCAGCCAGGCCGCAGCCCTGACCGGCGGTGAGGTTCACGTGCTCGTGCTGGGCAACGGCGTCGACGCCGTCGCCGGCGAAGTCGCCAAATACGGCGTGAGCAAGGTGCACTACGCCAACAGCCCGGTCTTTGAAAACTACCTGGCTGAGACCTACGCCCCGGCCGTGGTCAAGGCCGCGCAGGCCATCGGCGCCACCGTGGTCGCCGCTCCGTCGAGCACCACCGGCAAAGACCTGCTCCCGCGCGTGGCTGCCAGGCTCGACGCCGGCATGGTCTCCGACGCCATCGCCGTCTTCGATGATGGTGGCATCAAGTTCCGCCGTCCCCTCTGGGCCGGCAACGTCCTGACCACCGTCGAAGTTGTGACCCCGGTCAAGGTCGTCACCGTGCGCACCACCGACTTCGAAGCCCCGGCCGAGGGCGACGCAGCCTCCGTCGAGGCCTTTGACGCCGGCGTGACCGCCGCCGATAACGCCGAGTTCGTCTCCTTCGATCAGGTCAAGAGCGAGCGCCCCGAGCTCACCGACGCCGCCGTCGTTGTGGCCGGTGGTCGCGGTCTGAAGTCTGGCGAGAACTTCCAGATGATCATGGATCTTGCCGACACCCTCGGCGGTGCCGTCGGCGCCAGCCGCGCGGCCGTCGACAGCGGCTACGCCCCCAACGACTGGCAGATCGGCCAGACCGGTAAGGTCGTCGCCCCGGACCTCTACTTCGCCGTGGCCATCAGCGGTGCCATCCAGCACCTGGCCGGCATGAAGGGCTCCAAGACCATCGTGGCGATCAACAAAGACGCCGACGCCCCCATCTTCCAGGTCGCCGACTTCGGCCTGGTGGGCGACGCCTTCGAGATCGTCCCGGCGCTCACCGAGAAGCTCAAGTCCATCGTGTGA
- a CDS encoding electron transfer flavoprotein subunit beta/FixA family protein — translation MKILTTVKRVTDPDMKVKIKPDQTGVVTDGVEYKMNSFDEYGVEEAIKLKEAHGGEIVVVSVGPSAATKEIRTAMAMGADRGILVETDEDLDSDAVARVLAEVIRRESPDIVVMGKQAVDSDRNQTGQILASYLDYPQATFAYSLEVADGWATVGREVDGGTATKRVKLPAIITADLRLNEPRYASLPGIMKAKRKPLETLTPSDLGVDTANKVNVLLFEAPEEREAGEIVEDIDTLIDRLKNKAKVL, via the coding sequence GTGAAGATTCTCACGACTGTAAAGCGGGTCACCGACCCGGACATGAAGGTCAAGATCAAGCCCGACCAGACCGGCGTTGTCACCGACGGCGTCGAGTACAAGATGAACTCCTTTGACGAGTACGGCGTCGAAGAGGCCATCAAGCTCAAAGAAGCGCACGGCGGCGAGATCGTGGTCGTCTCGGTGGGCCCCTCGGCTGCCACCAAAGAGATCCGCACCGCGATGGCCATGGGCGCCGACCGCGGCATCCTGGTCGAGACCGACGAAGATCTCGACAGCGACGCGGTCGCCCGCGTGCTCGCTGAAGTCATTCGCCGCGAGTCCCCCGACATCGTCGTGATGGGCAAGCAGGCCGTCGACAGCGACCGCAACCAGACCGGTCAGATCCTGGCGTCCTACCTGGACTACCCGCAGGCCACCTTCGCCTACAGCCTGGAAGTCGCCGATGGCTGGGCCACCGTCGGTCGCGAAGTCGACGGCGGCACCGCCACCAAGCGCGTCAAGCTGCCGGCGATCATCACCGCTGACCTACGCCTCAACGAGCCGCGCTACGCAAGCCTCCCGGGCATCATGAAGGCCAAGCGCAAGCCGCTCGAGACCCTCACCCCCTCCGACCTGGGCGTGGACACGGCCAACAAGGTCAACGTCCTTCTCTTCGAAGCCCCCGAAGAGCGCGAAGCCGGCGAGATCGTTGAGGATATCGACACCCTCATTGACCGTCTCAAGAACAAGGCCAAGGTCCTCTAA